From one Pseudomonas sp. B21-048 genomic stretch:
- a CDS encoding OmpA family protein — MKLKNTLGLAIGSLIAATSFGALAQGQGAVEIEGFAKKEQFDSARNFKNNGNLFGGSIGYFLTDDVELRLAYDEVHNARAEDGRNIKGSNTALDALYHFNNPGDMLRPYVSAGFSDQSIGQNGKSGRNGSTFANVGGGAKLYFTDNFYARAGVEAQYNIDQGDTEWAPSVGIGVNFGGGSKPAAAPVPAPAEVCSDSDNDGVCDNVDKCPDTAANVTVDADGCPAVAEVVRVELDVKFDFDKSVVKPNSYGDIKNLADFMKQYPSTTTVVEGHTDSVGPDAYNQKLSERRANAVKQVLTNQYGVQSSRVQSVGYGESRPVADNATEAGRAVNRRVEAKVEAQAK, encoded by the coding sequence ATGAAACTGAAAAACACCTTGGGCTTGGCCATTGGTTCTCTTATTGCCGCCACTTCGTTCGGCGCTCTGGCACAAGGCCAAGGCGCAGTTGAAATCGAAGGCTTCGCCAAGAAAGAACAATTCGACAGCGCTCGTAACTTCAAGAACAACGGCAATCTGTTCGGCGGTTCGATCGGTTACTTCCTGACCGACGACGTTGAACTGCGTCTGGCCTACGACGAAGTGCACAACGCACGTGCCGAAGACGGCCGTAACATCAAGGGCTCCAACACCGCTCTGGATGCTCTGTACCACTTCAACAACCCGGGCGACATGCTGCGTCCGTACGTATCGGCTGGCTTCTCCGATCAAAGCATCGGTCAGAACGGCAAAAGCGGTCGTAACGGTTCCACCTTTGCCAACGTTGGCGGCGGTGCCAAGCTGTACTTCACTGACAACTTCTACGCCCGTGCCGGCGTTGAAGCTCAGTACAACATCGACCAGGGCGACACCGAGTGGGCTCCTAGCGTCGGTATCGGTGTGAACTTCGGTGGCGGCTCCAAGCCTGCTGCTGCTCCAGTTCCAGCACCAGCTGAAGTCTGCTCCGACAGCGACAACGATGGCGTTTGCGATAACGTTGACAAGTGCCCGGACACCGCCGCCAACGTAACTGTTGACGCTGATGGCTGCCCAGCAGTTGCTGAAGTTGTTCGTGTTGAGCTGGACGTGAAATTCGACTTCGACAAGTCGGTAGTCAAGCCTAACAGCTACGGCGACATCAAGAACCTGGCTGACTTCATGAAGCAGTACCCATCCACCACTACTGTTGTTGAAGGTCACACTGACTCCGTCGGTCCTGACGCTTACAACCAGAAACTGTCCGAGCGTCGTGCAAACGCCGTTAAGCAAGTTCTGACCAACCAGTACGGTGTTCAGTCGTCCCGCGTTCAGTCTGTTGGCTACGGCGAATCCCGCCCAGTTGCTGACAACGCCACTGAAGCTGGCCGCGCTGTAAACCGTCGCGTAGAAGCGAAGGTTGAAGCTCAAGCTAAGTAA
- the cobA gene encoding uroporphyrinogen-III C-methyltransferase: MSAKVWLVGAGPGDPELLTLKAVRALREADVVLIDDLVNDAVLEHCPNARIIPVGKRGGCRSTPQAFIHRLMLRYTRHGKCVVRLKGGDPCIFGRGGEEAQWLRERGVEVELVNGITAGLAGATQCDIPLTLRGVARGVTLVTAHTQDDSSLNWQALAQGGTTLVIYMGVAKLSEIREQLLAGGMAADTPVAMIENASLPHQRECRSDLTAMEDDAHSFQLKSPAILVIGAVAACGEIKRSQPAAAPVVRCSSL; this comes from the coding sequence ATGAGCGCAAAAGTCTGGCTGGTGGGTGCGGGTCCTGGCGACCCTGAATTGCTGACCCTCAAGGCGGTTCGAGCGTTGCGCGAAGCGGACGTGGTGTTGATCGACGATCTGGTCAATGACGCGGTACTGGAGCATTGTCCGAATGCGCGAATTATTCCTGTGGGCAAACGCGGCGGCTGTCGCTCCACGCCTCAAGCCTTCATTCATCGCCTGATGTTGCGTTATACCCGCCACGGTAAATGCGTGGTGCGACTCAAGGGTGGCGATCCGTGCATCTTCGGGCGCGGTGGTGAAGAAGCGCAGTGGCTGCGTGAGCGTGGCGTCGAGGTTGAGCTGGTCAACGGCATCACCGCGGGCCTTGCCGGCGCGACCCAATGCGATATTCCACTGACGCTGAGGGGCGTCGCACGTGGCGTGACACTGGTCACGGCGCACACTCAGGATGACAGCAGCCTGAACTGGCAAGCCTTGGCTCAGGGAGGCACCACACTGGTGATCTACATGGGCGTGGCGAAGCTCAGTGAAATTCGCGAGCAACTGCTGGCCGGCGGAATGGCTGCCGATACGCCTGTGGCGATGATCGAAAATGCTTCCCTGCCGCACCAACGGGAATGTCGGAGCGACCTGACAGCCATGGAAGACGATGCTCACAGCTTCCAGCTCAAAAGCCCGGCGATTTTGGTGATTGGCGCAGTGGCGGCCTGCGGTGAAATCAAAAGATCGCAGCCTGCGGCAGCTCCAGTGGTTCGGTGTTCATCCCTGTAG
- a CDS encoding mechanosensitive ion channel family protein, translating to MELDLWTQSLVTAMTALWTKVANFIPNLFGALVVLLLGFVVAKLLDTLLSKLLAKLGLDRLMGGTGLTKLLSRAGLQVPISTLIGKIVYWFVLLIFLVSAAESLGLERVSATLDMLALYLPKVFGAALVLLVGVLLAQLANGLVRGAAEGVGLDYAAGLGRIAQGLVIIISISVAISQLEVKTDLLNHVIVIVLITVGLAVALAMGLGSREIAGQILAGIYVRELYQVGQQVRVGEVEGQIEEIGTVKTTVLTDEGELVSLSNRILLEQHVSSR from the coding sequence ATGGAACTTGACCTCTGGACTCAGAGCCTCGTCACTGCAATGACTGCGTTGTGGACCAAAGTTGCGAACTTCATTCCGAACCTGTTCGGCGCACTGGTTGTGCTGCTGCTGGGTTTTGTCGTGGCCAAGCTGCTGGACACGCTACTCTCGAAATTGCTCGCCAAACTGGGCCTCGATCGCCTGATGGGTGGCACCGGGCTGACCAAATTGCTGTCCCGGGCCGGCCTGCAAGTGCCTATCTCGACGCTCATCGGCAAGATCGTTTATTGGTTCGTTCTGCTGATTTTTCTGGTTTCGGCCGCAGAATCTCTTGGACTTGAGCGAGTTTCGGCTACGCTCGACATGTTGGCGCTGTATTTACCTAAAGTATTCGGCGCTGCGCTGGTGCTGCTGGTGGGTGTTTTGCTGGCGCAACTGGCCAATGGGTTGGTGCGTGGCGCGGCGGAAGGCGTAGGGCTTGATTATGCGGCGGGCCTGGGGCGGATTGCACAGGGCCTGGTGATCATCATCAGTATTTCGGTTGCGATCAGCCAGTTGGAGGTCAAGACTGACCTGCTCAACCATGTGATCGTCATCGTCTTGATTACCGTTGGTCTGGCGGTTGCGCTGGCCATGGGGTTGGGAAGTCGGGAAATTGCTGGTCAGATTCTTGCGGGAATCTATGTGCGTGAGTTGTATCAGGTTGGGCAACAAGTGCGTGTTGGCGAGGTCGAAGGTCAGATTGAAGAGATCGGTACGGTAAAAACCACCGTGCTGACCGACGAGGGTGAGCTAGTCTCTCTCTCGAATCGGATTCTCTTGGAGCAGCATGTGAGTAGCCGCTAA
- the nirD gene encoding nitrite reductase small subunit NirD: MNWLDICALEEINTLGSRIIAGPKGDIAIFRTSDDEVFALDDRCPHKGGPLSQGLIYGKRVACPLHNWQIDLETGEAQAPDVGCAHHHSARVENGRVLLALREAS, encoded by the coding sequence ATGAACTGGCTGGATATCTGCGCACTGGAAGAGATCAACACCCTTGGCTCGCGGATCATCGCGGGCCCGAAAGGCGACATCGCGATTTTTCGTACGAGCGACGATGAGGTTTTCGCCCTCGACGACCGCTGCCCGCACAAGGGCGGGCCGCTGTCCCAGGGTTTGATCTACGGCAAACGAGTGGCCTGCCCGCTGCACAACTGGCAGATCGACCTGGAAACCGGCGAGGCCCAGGCCCCGGATGTCGGCTGCGCCCACCATCATTCGGCACGGGTCGAGAACGGCCGGGTGCTGCTGGCCCTACGGGAAGCAAGCTGA
- a CDS encoding nitrate reductase: MDRQITASTCCYCGVGCGVLIEHDGERILGVSGDPAHPANFGKLCSKGSTLHLTGDLAARALYPELRLGKGLARSRTDWDTALDHAASVFAETIAEHGPDSVAFYISGQLLTEDYYAFNKLARALVGTNNIDSNSRLCMSSAVVGYKRSLGADAPPCNYEDLELSDCVMIVGSNMAYAHPVLFRRLEEEKSRRPQMKVIVIDPRRTDTCDLADLHLAILPGTDVALFHGILHLLLWEDWVDRDFIKAHTEGLAELKNLVRDYTPTMVSQLCGISVEQLHQCAEWVGTSPSFLSLWCMGLNQSTAGSAKNSALINLHLATGQIGRPGAGPFSLTGQPNAMGGRETGSLSNLLPGHREAANAEHRAQVADYWGVDQLPANTGLTAIELFEQMRSGKIKALWIACTNPAQSLPDQTAVRAALQACPFVVLQEAFRTTETAAFADLLLPAASWGEKDGTVTNSERRISHVRQAIGAPGEARPDWAITVDFAQRLEKHLRPGATSLFAFENPAQVFDEYKHLTRGRDLDLSGISHELIDQLGPQQWPFPAGAREGTARLYLDGIFPTASGRAQFVTDPYRAAKEQRDARFPLTLITGRLRDQWHGMSRTGTAAQLFGHVSEAVLSLHPDELRRHRLQPGDLINLKSRRGSVIVPVSSDDSVRPGQAFLPMHWGDRFLKDGVNTLTLPAFDPLSKQPELKHSGVRLEPVQLPWQLFALIEGDVQQHLETLRPLCEAFSYASLSLTGRERPALLIRAASATAPEPQLLRDIDQCLGLNDGPVLAYDDPRRSIGKRVRIENGRITAIRLAGETLAQHWLQSLWLEGRADEQLRRWLLAPLSAPPGSAGGPASGTKTLCNCMNVSQNAVCAGIGRGLNLQGLKQELGCGTQCGSCVPEIKRLLAATAQPVAVIS; the protein is encoded by the coding sequence ATGGACCGTCAAATCACCGCCTCCACCTGCTGCTACTGCGGCGTCGGCTGCGGCGTGCTGATCGAACACGACGGCGAGCGCATCCTCGGCGTCAGCGGCGATCCGGCACACCCGGCCAACTTCGGCAAATTGTGCAGTAAAGGTTCGACCCTGCACCTGACCGGCGACTTGGCAGCACGGGCGTTGTACCCGGAATTGCGCCTGGGCAAAGGCCTGGCCCGCAGCCGCACCGACTGGGACACGGCTCTCGATCACGCCGCCAGCGTCTTCGCCGAAACCATCGCCGAGCACGGCCCGGATAGCGTCGCGTTCTACATCTCCGGGCAGTTGCTGACCGAGGACTACTACGCCTTCAACAAACTGGCGCGGGCGCTGGTGGGCACCAACAACATCGACAGTAATTCACGGCTGTGCATGTCTTCGGCGGTGGTCGGCTACAAGCGCAGCCTCGGCGCCGATGCTCCGCCTTGCAACTACGAAGACCTGGAATTGAGCGACTGCGTGATGATCGTCGGCAGCAACATGGCCTACGCCCACCCAGTGCTTTTTCGTCGGCTGGAAGAGGAAAAATCCCGCCGCCCCCAGATGAAAGTCATCGTCATCGACCCACGGCGCACCGACACTTGCGATTTGGCTGACCTGCACTTGGCGATTCTGCCCGGTACCGATGTCGCCTTGTTCCATGGGATTTTGCATCTGTTGCTGTGGGAAGACTGGGTCGACCGCGACTTCATCAAGGCCCACACCGAAGGCCTGGCCGAACTGAAAAACCTGGTGCGCGATTACACCCCGACAATGGTTTCGCAACTCTGTGGCATCAGTGTCGAGCAACTGCATCAATGCGCGGAATGGGTCGGCACTTCACCGAGCTTTCTGTCGCTGTGGTGCATGGGGCTGAATCAGTCCACTGCCGGCAGCGCGAAGAACAGCGCGTTGATCAACCTGCATTTGGCCACCGGGCAAATCGGTCGCCCCGGTGCAGGACCTTTCTCACTGACTGGTCAGCCGAATGCCATGGGCGGCCGGGAAACCGGCAGTTTGTCGAACCTGCTGCCAGGCCATCGCGAAGCGGCCAATGCCGAACATCGCGCACAAGTGGCCGACTACTGGGGCGTTGATCAACTGCCCGCGAACACCGGCCTAACGGCCATCGAACTGTTCGAGCAGATGCGCAGCGGCAAGATCAAAGCCCTGTGGATCGCCTGCACCAACCCTGCACAGTCGTTGCCGGACCAGACCGCTGTGCGCGCGGCACTGCAGGCGTGCCCGTTCGTGGTGTTGCAGGAAGCGTTTCGCACCACCGAAACCGCCGCGTTCGCCGACCTGCTGCTGCCTGCCGCCAGTTGGGGTGAAAAGGACGGCACGGTCACCAACTCCGAACGACGCATTTCCCACGTCCGTCAGGCCATCGGCGCACCCGGTGAAGCACGGCCCGACTGGGCGATCACCGTGGATTTCGCACAGCGCCTGGAAAAACATCTGCGCCCCGGAGCAACCAGCCTGTTTGCCTTTGAAAACCCGGCACAGGTATTCGACGAATACAAACACCTGACTCGTGGCCGTGACCTCGACCTGTCCGGGATCAGCCATGAACTGATCGACCAGCTCGGTCCGCAGCAATGGCCCTTCCCCGCTGGAGCTCGCGAAGGCACGGCGCGGCTGTATCTCGACGGGATTTTCCCGACCGCCAGCGGGCGCGCTCAGTTCGTGACCGACCCGTATCGCGCCGCCAAGGAACAACGCGATGCGCGCTTCCCGCTGACCCTGATCACCGGCCGCCTGCGCGATCAATGGCACGGCATGAGCCGCACCGGCACCGCCGCGCAGTTGTTCGGCCATGTCAGCGAAGCCGTGTTGAGCCTGCACCCGGATGAACTGCGTCGGCATCGCTTGCAACCGGGCGATCTGATCAATCTGAAAAGTCGCCGGGGCTCGGTGATCGTGCCGGTCAGCAGCGATGACAGCGTACGTCCGGGCCAGGCGTTTCTGCCGATGCACTGGGGCGACCGCTTTCTCAAGGACGGCGTGAATACCCTCACCCTTCCCGCCTTCGACCCATTGTCGAAACAACCGGAACTCAAACACAGCGGTGTGCGACTCGAACCCGTGCAATTGCCTTGGCAGCTTTTCGCCCTGATCGAGGGAGATGTTCAACAGCATTTAGAGACGCTGCGACCGCTCTGCGAGGCGTTTTCCTACGCAAGCCTCAGCCTGACCGGCCGTGAGCGCCCTGCGCTGCTAATACGCGCCGCCAGCGCCACCGCGCCAGAGCCGCAGCTATTGCGTGATATCGATCAATGCCTGGGGCTCAACGACGGCCCGGTATTGGCCTACGACGATCCTCGGCGTTCGATCGGCAAGCGAGTACGGATCGAGAACGGTCGGATCACCGCGATTCGCCTGGCCGGTGAAACCCTCGCTCAGCACTGGTTGCAAAGCCTGTGGCTCGAAGGTCGCGCCGACGAACAGCTACGCCGTTGGCTGCTGGCGCCTTTGAGTGCGCCACCGGGCAGCGCTGGCGGTCCGGCATCGGGCACCAAAACCCTGTGCAACTGCATGAACGTCAGCCAGAACGCGGTGTGTGCCGGCATTGGTCGCGGCCTGAATTTGCAGGGTTTGAAACAAGAATTGGGCTGCGGCACGCAATGCGGCTCCTGCGTTCCGGAAATCAAGCGTTTGCTGGCCGCCACTGCGCAGCCAGTCGCCGTCATCTCGTGA
- a CDS encoding zinc transporter ZntB, which translates to MFEEENAQWGLVHALVLDGKGGARSIARTELDNLQLQAHESLWLHWDRSHPQTQTWLRKYSGLSEFSCDLLLEENTRPRLLQLSDSELLLFLRGVNLNPGAEPEDMVSVRIFASAQRVISLRLRPLRATDELLVQLGEGKGPKTTSELILYMAQYLTNKVQDLVGCLSEVVDEEEEKLDADERYTPEHDSILQIRRRAAALKRFLAPQRDIFGQLTRIKLPWFVEDDGDYWNELNNSLTRYLEELELTRERVGLVLEAEDRRLSVRMNRTMYRFGIITGIFLPMSFLTGLLGINVGGIPFSASPYGFLIACLMMVSVALGQWWLFRRLRWV; encoded by the coding sequence ATGTTCGAGGAAGAAAACGCGCAGTGGGGGCTGGTGCATGCCCTGGTGCTGGACGGTAAAGGCGGTGCGCGTTCGATAGCCCGGACTGAACTCGATAACTTGCAACTGCAGGCCCATGAAAGCCTGTGGCTGCACTGGGATCGCAGTCACCCGCAAACCCAGACTTGGCTGCGTAAATACAGCGGTCTGAGTGAATTCAGCTGTGATCTGCTACTGGAAGAAAATACCCGTCCGCGTCTCTTACAGCTTTCCGACAGCGAACTGCTGCTATTTTTGCGTGGGGTGAACCTCAATCCGGGGGCCGAGCCGGAGGACATGGTCTCGGTGCGGATTTTCGCCTCGGCGCAGCGGGTGATTTCCCTGCGTCTGCGTCCATTACGTGCCACCGATGAGTTGCTGGTTCAGCTCGGCGAAGGCAAGGGGCCGAAAACCACCTCCGAACTCATCCTTTATATGGCTCAGTACCTCACCAACAAAGTGCAGGATCTGGTCGGCTGCCTCTCGGAAGTGGTCGATGAGGAAGAAGAAAAACTGGATGCCGACGAACGGTATACACCTGAACATGACTCCATTTTGCAGATCCGTCGCAGGGCTGCCGCGCTTAAACGTTTCCTTGCACCGCAGCGTGACATTTTCGGTCAGCTGACGCGGATAAAGCTGCCGTGGTTCGTCGAAGACGACGGCGATTACTGGAACGAGTTGAACAACAGCCTGACCCGTTATCTCGAGGAACTGGAATTGACCCGGGAGCGCGTGGGGCTGGTCCTGGAGGCAGAAGACCGGCGTTTGAGCGTGCGCATGAATCGCACGATGTATCGTTTCGGGATCATCACCGGGATCTTTTTGCCGATGAGTTTTCTGACCGGTCTTTTGGGAATCAATGTCGGCGGTATTCCGTTCTCTGCCAGCCCTTACGGCTTCCTGATTGCCTGCCTGATGATGGTTTCGGTGGCACTGGGGCAGTGGTGGTTATTCCGACGTTTGCGCTGGGTCTGA
- the sigX gene encoding RNA polymerase sigma factor SigX, with translation MNKAQSLSTRYDPRELSDEELVARSHTELFHVTRAYEELMRRYQRTLFNVCARYLGNDRDADDVCQEVMLKVLYGLKNFEGKSKFKTWLYSITYNECITQYRKERRKRRLMDALSLDPLEEASEEKTPKPEEKGGLDRWLVYVNPIDREILVLRFVAELEFQEIADIMHMGLSATKMRYKRALDKLREKFAGIAET, from the coding sequence TTGAATAAAGCTCAATCGCTCTCCACGCGCTACGACCCCCGCGAGCTCTCTGATGAGGAGTTGGTCGCGCGCTCGCATACCGAGCTGTTTCACGTAACGCGCGCCTATGAAGAACTGATGCGGCGTTACCAGCGAACATTATTTAACGTTTGTGCACGGTATCTCGGGAACGATCGTGACGCAGATGATGTCTGTCAGGAGGTGATGTTGAAGGTGCTGTATGGCCTGAAGAACTTCGAGGGCAAATCGAAGTTCAAGACATGGCTATATAGCATCACGTACAACGAGTGCATCACTCAGTATCGAAAAGAACGGCGAAAGCGTCGCTTGATGGATGCTTTGAGTCTGGACCCCCTTGAGGAAGCGTCTGAAGAAAAGACGCCGAAACCCGAGGAGAAGGGTGGACTTGATCGCTGGCTGGTGTATGTGAACCCGATCGACCGTGAAATTCTGGTGCTACGATTTGTCGCAGAACTGGAATTTCAGGAGATCGCAGACATAATGCATATGGGCTTGAGTGCGACAAAAATGCGTTACAAACGTGCTCTAGACAAATTGCGTGAGAAATTTGCAGGCATTGCTGAAACTTAG
- the nirB gene encoding nitrite reductase large subunit NirB → MKKLKLVMIGNGMAGVRTLEELLKLSNELYDITVFGAEPHTNYNRILLSPVLAGEQTFEEIVLNDLDWYLENNIKLLLNRKVVEIDRVKRRVIAEDGTEAEYDRLLIATGSTPFILPIPGNTLQGVIGYRDIADTQAMIDTAKTHKHAVVIGGGLLGLEAANGLMLRGMHVTVVHIGEWLLERQLDKTSGQLLQTALEARGLHFRLCEQTQALHDAGNGRVGSVQFKNGDIIPADLVVMAAGIRPNTELAEKSGIPCSRGILVNDTMQTYDPRVYAIGECASHRGIAYGLVAPLFEQAKVCANHLAQLGFATYKGSVTSTKLKVTGIDLFSAGDFMGGEGTETITLSDPIGGVYKKLVIKDDVLVGACLYGDTADGGWYFRQIRENHDIAQIRDHLMFGGSSSMELALGDVGHQGQDKAMSMADTAEVCGCNGVCKGTIVKAIQEHGLFSVDDVKKHTKAASSCGSCAGLVEQILINTVGGAADVKPKSEKAICGCSDLNHGQIRQAIRDQHLLTIAGTMSYLNWRTPNGCATCRPALNYYLISTWPGEAKDDPQSRLINERAHANIQKDGTYSVVPRMWGGVTNPSELRRIADVADKYNVPMVKVTGGQRIDLLGIKKQDLPGVWKDLDMPSGHAYGKSIRTVKTCVGSEFCRFGTQNSTQLGIELEHDLFNMWSPHKVKLAVSGCPRNCSEAGIKDVGIIGVDSGWEMYIGGNGGIKTEVAEFFVKLKTAEEVREYNGAFLQLYREEAFYLERTVHYLQRVGMEHIKKAVLEDPVRRKALNDRLQFSLSFEQDPWKERLEQPLLKKEFEVIPVKNLEVSV, encoded by the coding sequence ATGAAAAAACTAAAACTGGTGATGATCGGCAACGGCATGGCCGGGGTTCGTACCCTGGAAGAACTGCTCAAGCTGAGCAATGAGCTGTACGACATCACGGTCTTCGGCGCCGAACCCCATACCAACTACAACCGCATCCTGCTGTCCCCCGTTCTGGCCGGCGAACAGACCTTCGAAGAAATCGTGCTCAACGATCTGGACTGGTACCTGGAAAACAACATCAAGCTGCTGCTCAACCGCAAAGTGGTGGAGATCGACCGGGTCAAACGCCGGGTCATCGCCGAAGACGGCACCGAGGCCGAATACGACCGTCTGCTGATTGCCACCGGTTCGACTCCGTTCATCCTGCCGATCCCGGGCAATACCTTGCAGGGCGTGATCGGCTACCGCGACATTGCCGACACCCAGGCGATGATCGACACCGCCAAGACCCACAAGCACGCCGTGGTCATCGGCGGCGGCCTGCTGGGCCTTGAAGCCGCCAACGGGCTGATGCTGCGCGGCATGCACGTCACCGTGGTACACATCGGCGAATGGCTGCTGGAGCGGCAACTGGACAAAACCAGCGGCCAACTCCTGCAGACCGCGCTGGAAGCCCGTGGCCTGCATTTCCGCCTGTGCGAACAGACCCAGGCCCTGCACGACGCCGGCAATGGCCGGGTCGGCTCGGTGCAGTTCAAAAACGGCGACATCATTCCCGCCGACCTGGTGGTGATGGCCGCCGGTATTCGCCCCAACACCGAACTCGCGGAAAAATCCGGCATCCCGTGCAGCCGCGGGATTCTGGTCAACGACACGATGCAAACCTACGACCCTCGGGTCTACGCCATCGGCGAATGCGCCAGCCACCGTGGCATCGCCTACGGCCTGGTCGCGCCGCTGTTCGAACAGGCCAAGGTGTGCGCCAACCACCTCGCCCAATTGGGTTTCGCCACCTACAAGGGTTCGGTGACTTCGACCAAATTGAAAGTCACCGGCATCGACCTGTTTTCCGCTGGCGACTTCATGGGCGGCGAAGGCACCGAGACCATCACCCTCTCCGACCCGATCGGCGGGGTCTACAAAAAACTGGTGATCAAGGATGACGTGCTGGTCGGGGCCTGTCTGTACGGCGATACGGCAGATGGCGGTTGGTATTTCCGGCAGATTCGTGAGAACCACGACATCGCGCAAATCCGCGATCACCTGATGTTCGGCGGCTCTTCATCTATGGAGCTGGCCTTAGGCGACGTAGGACACCAGGGCCAGGACAAAGCCATGAGCATGGCCGACACCGCCGAAGTCTGCGGCTGCAACGGCGTGTGCAAAGGCACCATCGTCAAGGCCATCCAGGAACACGGTCTGTTCAGCGTCGATGACGTGAAAAAACACACCAAGGCAGCCAGTTCTTGCGGCTCCTGCGCCGGCCTTGTCGAACAGATCCTGATCAACACCGTGGGCGGCGCAGCGGACGTCAAACCAAAAAGCGAAAAAGCCATCTGCGGTTGCAGCGACCTCAACCACGGGCAAATCCGCCAGGCCATCCGCGACCAGCACCTGCTGACCATCGCTGGCACCATGAGCTACCTGAACTGGCGCACCCCGAACGGTTGCGCCACGTGCCGCCCGGCACTCAACTACTACCTGATTTCCACCTGGCCGGGCGAAGCCAAGGACGACCCGCAATCGCGCCTGATCAACGAACGCGCCCACGCCAACATTCAGAAAGACGGCACTTACTCTGTAGTCCCGCGGATGTGGGGCGGTGTGACCAATCCTTCAGAGCTGCGGCGCATTGCCGACGTGGCCGACAAGTACAACGTGCCGATGGTCAAGGTCACCGGCGGCCAGCGCATCGACTTGCTAGGGATCAAAAAGCAGGACCTGCCAGGCGTCTGGAAAGACCTGGACATGCCGTCCGGCCACGCCTACGGCAAATCCATCCGCACCGTAAAAACCTGTGTCGGCAGCGAGTTCTGCCGCTTCGGCACCCAGAACTCCACGCAACTGGGCATCGAGCTTGAGCACGACCTGTTCAACATGTGGTCGCCGCACAAAGTGAAACTGGCCGTCTCCGGTTGCCCACGCAACTGCTCGGAAGCGGGGATCAAGGACGTCGGAATTATCGGTGTGGACTCCGGCTGGGAGATGTACATCGGCGGCAACGGCGGGATCAAAACCGAAGTCGCGGAGTTCTTCGTCAAACTGAAAACCGCCGAAGAAGTGCGCGAATACAACGGCGCGTTCCTGCAGCTGTATCGCGAAGAAGCCTTCTACCTCGAGCGCACCGTGCATTACCTGCAACGGGTCGGCATGGAACACATCAAGAAAGCCGTGCTGGAAGATCCGGTTCGGCGCAAGGCACTGAACGATCGCCTGCAATTTTCCCTGTCGTTCGAACAGGACCCCTGGAAGGAACGCCTCGAACAGCCGCTGCTGAAAAAAGAATTCGAGGTCATTCCCGTGAAGAACCTGGAGGTGTCGGTATGA